The DNA segment GCGGCATTACGACATCATCGTCAATGTGCAGGGCGATTTCCCGACGCTCGCGCCCTCGGCCATCGCCGCGGCGGTGAAGCCGCTCGCCGATCCGGCCGTGGACATCGCGACGCTCGCCGGCGTGATCACCGAGGAGGAGGAGAAGACGGCGCCGAGCGTCGTCAAGCTCGTCGGCAGCGAGATCGCTCCGGGCCATCTGCGCGCGCTCTACTTCACCCGCGCCAGGGCGCCGGCGGGCGAGGGGCCGCTCTACCACCATGTCGGCCTCTACGCCTATCGCCGCGCCGCGCTCGACCGTTTCGTCGGCCTGCCGCAATCGCCGCTGGAGCTGCGCGAGAGCCTCGAGCAGCTTCGCGCGCTCGAGGACGGCATGCGCATCGACGCCATGGTCATCGACCAAGTGCCGCGCGGCGTCGACACCCCCCCCGATCTCGATCGCGCCCGCGCGATCCTGAAATCCAGCTAGGGCAATTCCGCGTTTCCCTGAACCGCGGAATTGCCCTAGATTCTTGTCTTGCCGCATTTTCTTCACGCGAACCGGTGCCCACTTCGTTCGAAAATGCTCTTGAGGAGCCTGAAGTCGTCCCATGTCCGTCGTCGTGTCTTATCAGGGTGAGCCCGGAGCCTTCTCCTCGCAGGC comes from the Bosea sp. (in: a-proteobacteria) genome and includes:
- a CDS encoding 3-deoxy-manno-octulosonate cytidylyltransferase; protein product: MALPLILIPARMQATRLPGKPLADIHGEPMIVHVWRRAVESGAGDVAVATDSAEIAAAIAAAGGKAVMTGAHHQTGSDRIKEAADILDPQRHYDIIVNVQGDFPTLAPSAIAAAVKPLADPAVDIATLAGVITEEEEKTAPSVVKLVGSEIAPGHLRALYFTRARAPAGEGPLYHHVGLYAYRRAALDRFVGLPQSPLELRESLEQLRALEDGMRIDAMVIDQVPRGVDTPPDLDRARAILKSS